The following are from one region of the Cyanobium gracile PCC 6307 genome:
- the uvrA gene encoding excinuclease ABC subunit UvrA, with amino-acid sequence MPRARVGSSSKSAAPDIALRTLTGGSLEDVIRVRGARQHNLRNVDLTIPRNRMVVFTGVSGSGKSSLAFDTIFAEGQRRYVESLSAYARQFLGQVDKPDVDAIEGLSPAISIDQKSTSHNPRSTVGTVTEIQDYLRLLFGRAGEPHCPQCDRSIKPQSIDEMVDQILTLPEGTRYQLLAPVVRGKKGTHVKLLAGLVAEGFARVRINGEVRELADNIELDKNHAHHIEVVVDRLVAREGINERLTDSLRTALKRGEGLALVEVVPKADEPLPEGVERERLYSENFACPVHGAVMEELSPRLFSFNSPYGACPDCHGIGHLRKFTVERVVPDPSLPVYAAIAPWSDKENSYYFSLLFSVGEAFGFELKTPWNELTDAQRAVLLQGSQEPIAIKADSRYRKSEGYVRPFEGILPILERQLRDASGESMRQKLEKYLELVPCASCHGLRLRPEALAVRVGPYAIHELTSVSVADSLERIEALMGVGAHEGAEPLLSSRQIQIGDLVLREIRMRLKFLLDVGLDYLSLDRPAMTLSGGEAQRIRLATQIGAGLTGVLYVLDEPSIGLHQRDNDRLLATLTKLRDLGNTLIVVEHDEDTIRAADYLVDIGPGAGVHGGHIVAEGSLENLLAAEASLTGAYLSGRRSIPTPAERRDAGSRRLTLVNCTRNNLQGIDVEIPLGRLVCVTGVSGSGKSTLVNELLHPALENRLGMKVPFPTGLEELRGIKAIDKVIVIDQSPIGRTPRSNPATYTGAFDPIRQVFAATVEAKARGYQVGQFSFNVKGGRCEACSGQGVNVIEMNFLPDVYVQCDVCKGARYNRETLQVTFRGHTIADVLEMTVEQAAEVFAAIPQAGERLSTLVDVGLGYIKLGQPAPTLSGGEAQRVKLATELSRRATGKTLYLIDEPTTGLSFYDVHKLMDVMQRLVDKGNSILVIEHNLDVIRCADWLVDLGPEGGDKGGQIVAVGTPETVAQNAASHTGRYLRHVLEQHPPIPLAA; translated from the coding sequence ATGCCCCGTGCCCGCGTCGGATCCTCCAGCAAGAGCGCGGCTCCCGACATCGCCCTGCGCACCCTCACCGGCGGCAGCCTCGAGGACGTGATCCGGGTCCGTGGGGCCCGGCAGCACAACCTGCGCAACGTCGATCTCACCATCCCGCGCAACCGGATGGTGGTGTTCACCGGCGTGAGCGGCAGCGGCAAGAGCTCCCTCGCCTTCGACACGATCTTCGCCGAGGGCCAGCGGCGCTACGTGGAGAGCCTCTCCGCCTACGCCCGCCAGTTCCTCGGCCAGGTGGACAAGCCGGACGTGGATGCGATCGAGGGGCTCTCGCCCGCCATCTCGATCGACCAGAAGTCCACCAGTCACAACCCCCGCTCCACCGTCGGCACGGTGACGGAGATCCAGGACTATCTGCGCCTGCTGTTCGGCCGCGCCGGCGAACCCCACTGCCCCCAGTGCGACCGCTCGATCAAGCCCCAGTCCATCGACGAGATGGTGGACCAGATCCTCACCCTGCCGGAGGGCACCCGCTACCAGCTGCTGGCCCCCGTGGTGCGGGGCAAGAAGGGCACCCACGTGAAGCTGCTGGCCGGCCTGGTGGCCGAGGGCTTCGCCCGGGTGCGGATCAACGGCGAGGTGCGCGAGCTGGCCGACAACATCGAGCTCGACAAGAACCACGCCCACCACATCGAGGTGGTGGTCGACCGGCTGGTGGCCCGCGAGGGCATCAACGAGCGCCTCACCGATTCCCTGCGCACCGCCCTCAAGCGGGGCGAGGGCCTGGCCCTGGTGGAGGTGGTGCCCAAGGCCGACGAACCCCTGCCCGAAGGGGTGGAGCGCGAACGTCTCTACTCCGAGAACTTCGCCTGCCCGGTGCACGGCGCCGTGATGGAGGAGCTCTCGCCCCGCCTGTTCTCCTTCAACAGCCCCTACGGCGCCTGCCCCGACTGCCACGGCATCGGCCACCTGCGCAAGTTCACCGTGGAGCGGGTGGTGCCCGATCCCTCCCTGCCGGTGTACGCCGCCATCGCCCCCTGGAGCGACAAGGAGAACAGCTACTACTTCTCCCTGCTGTTCAGCGTCGGTGAGGCCTTCGGCTTCGAGCTCAAGACCCCCTGGAACGAGCTCACCGACGCCCAGCGCGCGGTGCTGCTGCAGGGCAGCCAGGAGCCGATCGCCATCAAGGCCGACAGCCGCTACCGCAAGAGCGAGGGCTATGTGCGGCCCTTCGAGGGGATCCTGCCGATCCTGGAGCGCCAGCTGCGCGATGCCAGCGGCGAATCCATGCGCCAGAAGCTCGAGAAGTACCTGGAGCTGGTGCCCTGCGCCAGCTGCCACGGCCTGCGGCTGCGTCCGGAGGCCCTGGCGGTGCGGGTGGGCCCCTACGCCATCCACGAGCTCACCTCGGTGAGCGTGGCCGACAGCCTGGAGCGGATCGAGGCCCTGATGGGGGTGGGTGCCCATGAAGGGGCCGAGCCCCTGCTCAGCAGCCGCCAGATCCAGATCGGTGACCTGGTGCTGCGGGAGATCCGCATGCGGCTCAAGTTCCTGCTCGATGTGGGCCTGGATTACCTGAGCCTGGATCGGCCCGCCATGACCCTCTCCGGCGGGGAGGCCCAGCGCATCCGCCTGGCCACCCAGATCGGTGCCGGCCTCACCGGCGTTCTGTACGTGCTCGACGAGCCCAGCATCGGCCTGCACCAGCGCGACAACGACCGCCTGCTGGCCACCCTCACCAAGCTGCGCGACCTGGGCAACACCCTGATCGTGGTGGAGCACGACGAGGACACGATCCGCGCCGCCGATTATCTGGTGGACATCGGCCCCGGCGCCGGTGTCCATGGCGGCCACATCGTCGCCGAGGGCTCCCTCGAGAACCTGCTGGCCGCCGAGGCCTCCCTCACCGGGGCCTACCTGAGCGGTCGCCGCTCCATCCCCACCCCCGCCGAGCGCCGCGATGCCGGCAGCCGCCGGCTCACCCTGGTGAACTGCACCCGCAACAACCTCCAGGGCATCGACGTGGAGATCCCCCTCGGGCGGCTGGTGTGCGTGACCGGGGTGAGCGGCAGCGGCAAGAGCACCCTGGTGAACGAGCTGCTGCACCCGGCCCTCGAGAACCGCCTCGGCATGAAGGTGCCCTTCCCCACCGGGCTCGAGGAGCTGCGGGGCATCAAGGCGATCGACAAGGTGATTGTCATCGACCAGTCGCCGATCGGCCGCACCCCCCGCTCCAACCCCGCCACCTACACCGGCGCCTTCGATCCCATCCGCCAGGTGTTCGCCGCCACGGTGGAGGCCAAGGCCCGCGGCTACCAGGTGGGGCAGTTCAGCTTCAACGTCAAGGGCGGCCGCTGCGAGGCCTGCAGCGGCCAGGGGGTGAACGTGATCGAGATGAACTTCCTCCCCGACGTCTATGTCCAGTGCGACGTCTGCAAGGGGGCCCGCTACAACCGCGAAACCCTCCAGGTGACCTTCCGGGGCCACACCATCGCCGATGTGCTGGAGATGACGGTGGAGCAGGCCGCCGAGGTGTTCGCCGCCATCCCCCAGGCCGGCGAGCGTCTCAGCACCCTGGTGGACGTGGGCCTCGGCTACATCAAGCTGGGCCAGCCCGCCCCCACCCTCTCCGGCGGTGAGGCCCAGCGGGTGAAGCTGGCCACCGAGCTCTCCCGCCGCGCCACCGGCAAGACCCTCTACCTGATCGACGAACCCACCACGGGCCTGAGCTTCTACGACGTCCACAAGCTGATGGACGTGATGCAGCGTCTGGTGGACAAGGGCAATTCGATCCTGGTGATCGAGCACAACCTCGATGTGATCCGCTGTGCCGACTGGCTGGTCGACCTCGGACCGGAAGGCGGTGACAAGGGGGGCCAGATCGTGGCCGTCGGCACCCCCGAGACCGTGGCCCAGAACGCCGCCAGCCACACCGGCCGCTACCTGCGGCACGTGCTGGAGCAGCATCCCCCCATCCCCCTCGCGGCCTGA
- a CDS encoding TerB family tellurite resistance protein, protein MAELTPAAVLSQEQAALLRIVCTVAWADGECSRAERELLADQVATQLHGDSPDSLAEAQLEAFLAERLPVAGLDDLVTQLPGSDDRQLALKLSYMMVRVGRRSAEEPSINAQERVAYRQLVELLGLEDARIQEIEWAAEADLPKKEGLAQLLAELTAGWRTP, encoded by the coding sequence ATGGCTGAACTCACCCCCGCCGCGGTCCTCTCCCAGGAGCAAGCGGCCCTGCTGCGCATCGTCTGCACCGTCGCCTGGGCCGACGGCGAATGCTCCAGGGCCGAGCGGGAGCTGCTGGCCGACCAGGTGGCCACGCAGCTGCACGGCGACAGCCCCGACAGCCTCGCTGAAGCGCAGCTGGAGGCCTTTCTGGCCGAGCGGCTGCCAGTGGCGGGCCTGGACGATCTGGTGACCCAGCTCCCCGGCTCCGACGACCGCCAGCTGGCCCTGAAGCTCAGCTACATGATGGTGCGCGTGGGCCGGCGCTCAGCGGAGGAGCCCAGCATCAACGCCCAGGAACGGGTGGCCTACCGCCAGCTGGTGGAGCTGCTGGGCCTGGAGGACGCCAGGATTCAGGAGATCGAGTGGGCGGCGGAGGCCGACCTGCCGAAAAAGGAGGGGCTGGCCCAGCTGCTGGCCGAGCTCACCGCCGGCTGGCGCACCCCCTGA
- a CDS encoding LCP family protein — translation MALPEKTSTRPDPKQRPPAPQRSRRRPLLTFGIGVAVGALMAGPLPARLAPFLAGLIPSSRGIGAVLNPLTIENRPILVLGRDAVGENTDVMFTVRLDGDITHITQVPRDTFIESPQLGVVKANSLFALGGIQTAKAEVGTLLATPVERYLKVNLDAVNKVAEALGGVEVDVPKRMYYVDNAQGLYIDLYPGRQLLKGKDLEGFLRFRHDERGDLGRMERQRLVMAQVFSKLAQPATIAKLPALLEIAGNDIVTDLSPIEMTQLMSALGKTKLSTQRVPGRLYWHNDLSYWMPDSNQAYPSGSGEEPLP, via the coding sequence GTGGCCCTGCCTGAGAAGACCAGCACCCGGCCCGATCCGAAGCAGCGGCCCCCGGCCCCGCAGCGCTCCCGGCGTCGGCCCCTGCTCACCTTCGGCATCGGTGTGGCCGTCGGAGCCTTGATGGCGGGCCCCCTGCCGGCGCGCCTCGCCCCGTTCCTCGCCGGCCTGATTCCCAGTTCGCGCGGCATCGGGGCGGTGCTGAATCCCCTCACGATCGAGAACCGCCCGATCCTCGTGCTCGGCCGCGACGCCGTCGGCGAGAACACCGACGTGATGTTCACCGTGCGCCTCGATGGCGACATCACCCACATCACCCAGGTGCCGCGGGACACCTTCATCGAATCGCCCCAGCTGGGGGTGGTGAAGGCCAATTCCCTTTTCGCCCTCGGCGGCATCCAGACCGCCAAGGCGGAAGTGGGCACCCTGCTGGCCACCCCGGTGGAGCGCTACCTCAAGGTGAACCTCGACGCCGTCAACAAGGTGGCCGAAGCCCTCGGAGGCGTCGAGGTGGATGTGCCCAAGCGCATGTACTACGTCGACAACGCCCAGGGCCTCTACATCGACCTCTACCCCGGCAGGCAGCTGCTGAAGGGCAAGGACCTGGAGGGGTTCCTGCGCTTCCGTCACGACGAGCGGGGCGATCTGGGCCGGATGGAACGCCAACGGCTGGTGATGGCCCAGGTGTTCAGCAAGCTGGCCCAGCCGGCCACGATCGCCAAGCTGCCGGCCCTGCTGGAGATCGCCGGCAACGACATCGTCACCGACCTCTCGCCGATCGAGATGACCCAGCTGATGTCCGCCCTCGGCAAGACCAAGCTGAGCACCCAGAGGGTGCCCGGCCGGCTCTACTGGCACAACGACCTCAGCTACTGGATGCCCGACAGCAACCAGGCCTACCCCAGCGGCAGCGGCGAGGAGCCCCTGCCCTGA
- the purT gene encoding formate-dependent phosphoribosylglycinamide formyltransferase, with translation MAPGPSPFPRTVMLLGSGELGKEVAIAAQRLGCRVIAVDRYAGAPAMAVAQVSEVVAMADPDELKAVVRRHRPDVVIPEIEALAVDALAELEAEGLTVIPTARATAVTMNRDRIRDLAAGGLGLRTARFDYAESAPELAAAAAPLGWPVVVKPVMSSSGKGQSVVQGPEGIEAAWEAAMAGARGEGARVIVEEFLRFGLEITLLTVRQWQGPTLFCPPIGHIQERGDYQCSWQPARLGEEQLAAAQAMARAVTDDLGGAGLFGVEFFLCGEPGTEEVVFSELSPRPHDTGLVTLVGQNLNEFELHLRAVLGLPIPEIRSLGAAASRVILAGADDAPGAGSPTYLGLEQALAVPDTQVLIFGKPEARPWRRLGVALARGADEAEARRRADGAAAHVQVQTSS, from the coding sequence ATGGCACCAGGCCCTTCCCCCTTCCCGCGGACGGTGATGCTGCTGGGCAGCGGCGAACTGGGCAAGGAGGTGGCCATCGCCGCCCAGCGGCTCGGCTGCCGCGTCATCGCCGTCGATCGCTACGCCGGTGCCCCCGCCATGGCGGTGGCGCAGGTGAGCGAGGTGGTGGCCATGGCCGACCCCGACGAGCTCAAGGCGGTGGTGCGGCGCCATCGGCCCGACGTGGTGATTCCGGAGATCGAGGCCCTGGCGGTGGATGCCCTGGCCGAGCTGGAGGCGGAGGGCCTCACGGTGATTCCCACCGCCCGGGCCACGGCGGTGACGATGAACCGCGACCGCATCCGTGACCTGGCCGCCGGCGGACTGGGGCTGCGCACCGCCCGCTTTGACTACGCCGAAAGCGCCCCCGAACTGGCGGCCGCGGCGGCGCCCCTGGGCTGGCCCGTGGTGGTGAAGCCGGTGATGAGCTCCTCGGGCAAGGGGCAGAGCGTGGTGCAGGGCCCCGAGGGGATCGAAGCCGCCTGGGAGGCGGCCATGGCCGGCGCCCGCGGCGAGGGGGCGCGGGTGATCGTGGAGGAGTTCCTGCGCTTCGGCCTGGAGATCACCCTGCTGACGGTGCGCCAGTGGCAGGGCCCCACCCTGTTCTGCCCGCCGATCGGCCACATCCAGGAACGGGGTGACTACCAGTGCAGCTGGCAACCGGCCCGGCTGGGGGAGGAGCAGCTGGCGGCGGCCCAGGCGATGGCCCGGGCCGTCACCGATGACCTGGGCGGCGCCGGCCTGTTCGGGGTGGAGTTCTTCCTCTGCGGCGAGCCCGGCACCGAGGAGGTGGTGTTCTCCGAGCTCTCACCCCGACCCCACGACACCGGCCTGGTGACGCTGGTGGGCCAGAACCTGAACGAATTCGAGCTGCACCTGCGGGCGGTGCTGGGGCTGCCGATCCCGGAGATCCGCAGCCTCGGAGCGGCGGCCTCCCGGGTGATCCTGGCCGGAGCGGACGACGCACCGGGTGCCGGAAGCCCCACCTACCTGGGGCTGGAGCAGGCCCTGGCGGTGCCGGACACCCAGGTGCTGATCTTCGGCAAACCGGAGGCCCGGCCCTGGCGACGCCTGGGGGTGGCCCTGGCCCGCGGCGCCGATGAGGCCGAGGCCCGCCGGCGCGCCGATGGGGCCGCCGCACACGTTCAGGTGCAGACCAGCAGCTAA
- the mraY gene encoding phospho-N-acetylmuramoyl-pentapeptide-transferase gives MASRDGRLPAALLALILLGACLASDVLVANSMLTLPLVVAALFSAGVAALGVPRLRALKLGQVIRDEGPQAHHSKAGTPTMGGLLVVPVGVLVGGLISPQDPRPLAVAAVTLAYMAIGAVDDWRSLTRRTNTGLSPRGKLLLQALAAVGFLVWAHQGGWLGGGVPGDLGLPFGRVLTLGLLIWPLALFVFLAESNATNLTDGLDGLAAGCGAVVFTGMGLQLMLRGHGGDPVLAAFCTAMAGCWLGFLSQNRHPARVFMGDTGSLAMGAALSSVALLTDSLWPLLLMGGVFLAESLSVILQVGVFKATKGPDGQGRRLFRMAPLHHHFELGGLPEQQVVLGLWGASLILVLVGLVLLP, from the coding sequence ATGGCCTCCCGCGACGGCCGCCTCCCTGCGGCCCTGCTCGCCCTGATCCTGCTGGGCGCCTGCCTGGCCAGCGATGTCCTGGTGGCCAATTCCATGCTGACCCTGCCGCTGGTGGTGGCGGCCCTGTTCAGCGCCGGTGTGGCAGCCCTGGGAGTACCGCGGCTGCGGGCCCTGAAGCTCGGCCAGGTAATCCGCGATGAGGGGCCCCAGGCCCACCACAGCAAGGCGGGCACCCCCACCATGGGGGGCCTGCTGGTGGTGCCCGTGGGGGTGCTGGTGGGGGGGCTGATCAGCCCCCAGGATCCCCGCCCGCTGGCGGTGGCGGCGGTCACCCTGGCCTACATGGCGATCGGCGCCGTCGACGACTGGCGCAGCCTCACCCGCCGCACCAACACGGGCCTGAGCCCCCGGGGCAAGCTGCTGCTCCAGGCCCTGGCCGCCGTCGGCTTCCTGGTCTGGGCCCACCAGGGCGGCTGGCTGGGGGGCGGGGTGCCCGGCGATCTGGGGCTGCCCTTCGGCCGGGTGCTGACCCTCGGGCTGCTGATCTGGCCCCTGGCCCTGTTCGTGTTTCTGGCCGAGAGCAACGCCACCAACCTCACCGACGGACTCGACGGCCTGGCGGCGGGCTGCGGTGCCGTGGTGTTCACCGGCATGGGGCTGCAGCTGATGCTGCGGGGGCACGGGGGCGATCCGGTGCTGGCCGCCTTCTGCACCGCCATGGCGGGCTGCTGGCTCGGCTTCCTCAGCCAGAACCGCCACCCGGCCCGGGTGTTCATGGGGGACACCGGCTCCTTGGCCATGGGGGCGGCCCTCTCCTCGGTGGCGCTGCTCACGGACAGCCTCTGGCCCCTGCTGCTGATGGGCGGGGTGTTCCTGGCCGAATCCCTCTCGGTGATCCTGCAGGTGGGGGTCTTCAAGGCCACCAAGGGCCCTGACGGCCAGGGGCGTCGCCTGTTCCGCATGGCACCGCTGCACCACCACTTCGAGCTCGGGGGACTGCCGGAGCAGCAGGTGGTGCTCGGTCTCTGGGGCGCCAGCCTGATACTGGTGCTGGTGGGGCTGGTGCTGCTGCCCTGA
- a CDS encoding DUF3134 family protein yields the protein MSILDTINPSLTRYRRNEPAPVLPLRDEPDLLSLLEASGRLVADEETASTDVSTVEEEELSALMGEKEDYNPADEPSEEDWED from the coding sequence ATGAGCATTCTCGACACCATCAACCCCTCCCTGACCCGCTACCGGCGCAACGAGCCGGCGCCGGTGCTGCCGCTGCGGGATGAGCCCGATCTGCTGAGCCTGCTCGAGGCCAGCGGCCGCCTGGTCGCCGACGAGGAGACCGCCAGCACCGATGTGAGCACGGTGGAGGAGGAGGAGCTGTCGGCGCTGATGGGCGAGAAAGAGGACTACAACCCGGCCGACGAGCCCTCGGAGGAAGACTGGGAGGACTGA
- a CDS encoding argininosuccinate synthase, with translation MATLGQQGAGAAPPVGTPRAERVVLAYSGGVDTSVCIPYLMREWGVKEVITFAADLGQGDELEPIRLKALAAGASQSLVDDLIDPFIREFAFPAIRANALYEGRYPLSTALARPLIARRLVEVAREVGADAVAHGCTGKGNDQVRFDVAIGALAPDLKVLAPAREWGMSREETIAYGERCDIPAPVSKKSPYSIDLNLLGRSIEAGPLEDPMVEPPEEVFAMTRSVADAPAEGQVVEIAFEQGNPVAIDGERLDPVALIRRANALAGAHGFGRLDMIENRVVGIKSREIYETPGLLLLIRAHQELESLTLAADVLRYKRQIEMSWADLVYQGLWFGPLKDALDGFLDRTQATVNGLVRIRLQKGSATVVGRSSASDSLYVPDMATYGAEDLFDHRAAEGFIYVWGMPTRLWAARRRGD, from the coding sequence ATGGCGACGTTGGGGCAGCAGGGGGCGGGCGCGGCACCGCCCGTGGGCACGCCGCGTGCCGAGCGGGTGGTGCTCGCCTATTCCGGTGGTGTCGACACCAGCGTCTGCATCCCCTACCTGATGCGCGAGTGGGGGGTGAAGGAGGTGATCACCTTCGCCGCCGACCTCGGCCAGGGCGATGAGCTCGAGCCGATCCGGCTCAAGGCCCTGGCGGCAGGGGCCAGCCAGTCGCTGGTGGACGATCTGATCGATCCCTTCATCCGCGAGTTCGCCTTCCCGGCCATCCGGGCCAATGCCCTCTACGAGGGGCGCTACCCCCTCTCCACGGCCCTGGCCCGCCCCCTGATCGCCCGACGCCTCGTCGAGGTGGCCCGCGAGGTGGGGGCCGACGCGGTGGCCCACGGCTGCACCGGCAAGGGCAACGACCAGGTGCGCTTCGACGTCGCCATCGGCGCCCTGGCCCCCGACCTGAAGGTGCTGGCCCCGGCCCGGGAATGGGGCATGAGCCGCGAGGAGACGATCGCCTACGGCGAGCGCTGCGACATCCCGGCCCCGGTGAGCAAGAAGTCCCCCTATTCCATCGACCTCAACCTGCTGGGCCGCAGCATCGAGGCCGGCCCCCTGGAGGATCCGATGGTGGAGCCGCCGGAGGAGGTCTTCGCCATGACCCGGTCGGTGGCGGACGCCCCGGCCGAGGGCCAGGTGGTGGAGATCGCCTTCGAGCAGGGCAACCCCGTGGCCATCGACGGCGAGCGCCTCGATCCGGTGGCCCTGATCCGCCGGGCCAATGCCCTGGCGGGGGCCCATGGCTTCGGCCGCCTCGACATGATCGAGAACCGGGTGGTGGGCATCAAGAGCCGGGAGATCTATGAGACCCCGGGCCTGCTGCTGCTGATCCGCGCCCACCAGGAGCTGGAAAGCCTCACCCTGGCCGCCGACGTGCTGCGCTACAAGCGTCAGATCGAGATGAGCTGGGCGGATCTGGTGTATCAGGGCCTCTGGTTCGGGCCCCTCAAGGACGCCCTCGACGGCTTCCTCGACCGCACCCAGGCCACGGTCAACGGCTTGGTGCGGATCCGGCTCCAGAAGGGCAGCGCCACCGTGGTGGGGCGCTCCAGCGCCAGTGACAGCCTCTACGTTCCCGATATGGCCACCTACGGTGCCGAAGACCTCTTCGACCACCGGGCCGCCGAGGGCTTCATCTACGTCTGGGGGATGCCTACGCGGTTATGGGCCGCCCGTCGTCGTGGCGACTGA
- the rpsF gene encoding 30S ribosomal protein S6, translated as MTQPYYETMYILRPDIPEEEVETHVAKYRDIVVEAGAEVLDTQMRGKRRLAYPIAKHREGIYVQLNHSGDGQQVAVLERAMRLSEDVIRYLTVIQDGPMPPPRSVPGAAVEVAPTEAATA; from the coding sequence ATGACGCAGCCCTATTACGAAACGATGTACATCCTCCGGCCGGACATCCCGGAGGAGGAAGTCGAGACCCACGTCGCCAAGTACCGCGACATCGTCGTCGAGGCCGGCGCCGAAGTGCTCGACACGCAGATGCGCGGCAAGCGTCGCCTGGCCTACCCGATCGCCAAGCATCGGGAAGGTATCTATGTGCAGCTCAACCACAGCGGTGACGGCCAGCAGGTGGCCGTGCTCGAGCGGGCCATGCGTCTCTCCGAGGACGTGATCCGCTACCTCACCGTCATCCAGGACGGTCCCATGCCCCCGCCCCGCAGCGTCCCCGGCGCGGCGGTCGAGGTGGCTCCCACCGAAGCGGCGACGGCCTGA
- a CDS encoding Tic20 family protein encodes MEGPPIWQRLLGALAYLLPLSDALRFGQALFDMFPLLQWLALPALPLVVLEQAVPFGGLVLFLLLFLLVVRNPKVPYPIRFNVLQAILIDIVLVLLSLAFDTVLAPLGAGFAIRTLSNTIFLGTVLLVLFSVVQSLRGKEADIPTVSEAVRMQLF; translated from the coding sequence ATGGAAGGTCCCCCGATCTGGCAGCGGCTGCTGGGAGCCCTGGCCTACCTGCTGCCGCTGAGCGATGCCCTGCGCTTCGGCCAGGCCCTGTTCGACATGTTTCCCCTGCTGCAGTGGCTGGCACTGCCGGCCCTGCCCCTGGTGGTCCTGGAGCAGGCCGTCCCTTTCGGCGGCCTCGTGCTGTTCCTGCTGCTGTTCCTGCTGGTGGTGCGCAACCCCAAGGTGCCCTACCCGATCCGCTTCAACGTGCTGCAGGCGATCCTGATCGACATCGTCCTGGTGCTGCTCAGCCTGGCCTTCGACACGGTGCTGGCACCCCTCGGCGCCGGCTTCGCCATCCGCACCCTCTCCAACACGATCTTCCTGGGCACGGTGCTGCTGGTGCTGTTCTCCGTGGTCCAGAGCCTGCGGGGCAAGGAGGCCGACATCCCCACCGTCTCCGAGGCGGTGCGCATGCAGCTCTTCTGA
- a CDS encoding shikimate dehydrogenase, which yields MATPQAAPAIGGGTTLAGVLGDPVRHSLSPAMHNAALAALGLDWVYLALPVAAADLAVVLQGLEAIDCRGLNVTLPHKQAAAALAQELTPLARRLGAVNTLVRRDGGGWLGANTDVEGFLAPLRALAAREALVLGCGGSARAVVAGLVELGLDRIRVAGRDGTRLERFLASCADWAPGLEPLAWDSATADRAEPLAGALAGADLVVNTTPLGMASGGDPAAAARSPLTSEQVALLRPDATVYDLIYTPRPTALLRLAGARGCRTIDGLEMLVQQGAASLRLWSGRRDVPVIAMREAALARLGAP from the coding sequence ATGGCGACCCCCCAGGCAGCACCGGCGATCGGTGGCGGCACCACCCTGGCGGGGGTGCTGGGGGATCCGGTGCGCCACTCCCTCTCACCGGCGATGCACAACGCCGCCCTCGCCGCCCTGGGCCTCGACTGGGTCTACCTGGCCCTGCCGGTGGCGGCGGCGGACCTGGCCGTGGTGCTGCAGGGCCTGGAGGCGATCGACTGCCGCGGCCTCAACGTCACCCTGCCCCACAAGCAGGCCGCGGCCGCGCTGGCGCAGGAGCTGACGCCCCTGGCGCGGCGGCTGGGGGCGGTGAACACCCTGGTGCGACGGGACGGCGGCGGCTGGCTGGGCGCCAACACCGATGTGGAAGGGTTCCTGGCGCCGCTGCGCGCCCTGGCCGCCCGCGAGGCCCTGGTGCTGGGCTGCGGCGGCAGCGCACGGGCGGTGGTGGCGGGGCTGGTGGAGCTGGGCCTGGACCGCATCCGGGTGGCGGGCCGTGACGGCACGCGACTGGAGCGATTCCTCGCCTCCTGCGCCGACTGGGCCCCCGGCCTGGAGCCCCTGGCCTGGGACTCCGCGACGGCCGACCGGGCGGAACCCCTGGCCGGGGCGCTGGCGGGCGCCGACCTGGTGGTGAACACCACGCCCCTGGGCATGGCCTCCGGCGGGGATCCGGCGGCGGCGGCGCGCTCGCCCCTGACTTCGGAGCAGGTGGCCCTGCTGCGGCCGGACGCCACGGTCTACGACCTGATCTACACGCCCCGGCCCACGGCCCTGCTGCGCCTGGCCGGCGCCCGGGGCTGCCGCACCATCGACGGCCTGGAGATGCTGGTGCAGCAGGGGGCCGCCTCCCTGCGGCTCTGGAGCGGCCGGCGGGACGTGCCGGTCATCGCCATGCGGGAGGCCGCCCTGGCCCGGCTGGGGGCCCCCTAG